One genomic segment of Anticarsia gemmatalis isolate Benzon Research Colony breed Stoneville strain chromosome Z, ilAntGemm2 primary, whole genome shotgun sequence includes these proteins:
- the LOC142986208 gene encoding coatomer subunit gamma-like, protein MSRHDKKDSEDSGNIFQNLDKTTLLQEARYFNSTPVNPKKCIHILTKILYLLNQGEKLTTQEATDIFFATTKLFQSKDVVLRRLVYLTIKELSSMAQDVIIVTSSLTKDMTGKEDLYRAAAIRALCSITDSTMLQAIERYMKQAIVDKNPAVSSAALVSAVHLSATVPDLVRHWVMEAQGAITSDHAMVSYHALAVVAGTRKNDRLSTVKLVTKLARAPLRSQYALCLLIRHAAKLAEEDQTDGAKVYLEFIESCLRHKSEIVVYEAAHAIVNLRKSARDLAQAVSVLQIFCGSSKATLRLAGARTLAKLTAKHPSAVAACAVDLENLISDPNRSVATLAVTTLLATGAESSIDRLMKQISSFMSEISDEFKIVVVHAIRRLCSKYPRKHQSLASFLAGMLRDEGGLQYKTAIADAIIALVEENPDAKETGLAHLCEFIEDCEHAALAVRILHILGREGPKARQPSRYIRYIYNRVILESGPVRAAAVSAVARFGAARPELLPNIRVLLARCQLDDDDEVRDRAIYYSAILDSGDSQLINDYITNVVIPNPVLLEKALQNHLSSEDTACAVFNINTVPTLTEESQEVKEAPIEIETRAPTVSREELYSDQLNVIPGIEKLGPIFKTCEAVDLTEPETEYRVQCVKHIFARHLVLQFECLNTLSDQFLEKVHIRLDTAPGYKMLTEVACEQLPYDKQGSVFCLLEFPESPIETLGTFGATLEFVVRDCDPTTGLPDGGEGYADTYPLEEVEIGCADQFRTRSASDDWEATWERAASAAEACDTFGLSQTDVGEAAKAVCDHLGLPKSAITGEAVKEIRGGGIWRSGVPVLVRARLAVAQGAVTMQLVARSPREDIATLLLAAVG, encoded by the exons atgagtCGACACGATAAGAAAGACAGTGAAGACAGTGgcaatatatttcaaaatttagaCAAAACTACGTTATTGCAAGAAGCAAGATACTTCAACTCTACACCAGTTAAtccaaaaaaatgtatacatatccttacaaaaatactatatttactaAATCAAGGAGAGAAGTTGACAACCCAAGAAGCTACTGATATATTTTTCGCTACGACTAAACTGTTCCAATCGAAAGATGTAGTGCTGCGCCGCCTCGTGTATTTGACCATCAAGGAGTTAAGTTCTATGGCGCAAGATGTGATTATTGTTACGTCGTCATTGACGAAAGATATGACAGGAAAAGAAGATTTATACCGTGCTGCGGCCATCCGCGCTTTGTGCAGTATAACAGACAGCACTATGCTTCAAGCTATAGAACGTTACATGAAGCAAGCTATAGTGGACAAGAACCCTGCAGTGAGTTCTGCTGCGCTCGTCTCTGCTGTCCACCTGTCTGCAACTGTTCCAGACTTAGTACGCCATTGGGTGATGGAAGCTCAG GGAGCAATAACATCGGACCATGCAATGGTTTCATACCATGCCTTGGCAGTTGTAGCTGGTACTCGCAAAAATGATCGCTTATCAACAGTGAAGCTAGTTACAAAACTAGCTCGCGCTCCTCTTCGCTCGCAGTATGCGTTGTGCCTTCTAATACGTCATGCTGCCAAATTGGCCGAGGAAGATCAAACGGATGGAGCCAAAGTATACCTGGAGTTCATTGAATCATGCCTTCGTCATAAATCTGAAATTGTTGTTTATGAAGCTGCACATGCTATCGTGAACTTGCGCAAATCCGCTCGAGACCTAGCCCAAGCGGTGTCCGTCTTGCAAATATTCTGCGGTTCTTCTAAGGCAACTTTACGTCTTGCCGGTGCACGTActttagcaaaactgacggccaAACATCCCAGTGCAGTAGCTGCTTGTGCAGTGGATTTAGAAAATCTGATTTCAGATCCGAATCGTTCAGTTGCTACTTTAGCTGTAACAACTCTTCTTGCTACTGGAGCTGAAAGCTCTATTGACCGTCTGATGAAACAAATTTCCAGCTTCATGTCGGAGATTTCtgatgaatttaaaattgttgtgGTTCACGCCATAAGGCGTCTGTGCTCCAAGTATCCTCGTAAGCATCAATCTCTGGCGTCGTTCTTAGCTGGAATGCTACGCGATGAAGGTGGCTTGCAGTATAAAACCGCTATTGCGGATGCTATAATCGCGCTGGTAGAGGAAAATCCAGATGCCAAAGAGACTGGGCTAGCACATCTGTGCGAATTTATAGAGGATTGCGAGCATGCTGCACTTGCGGTCCGCATACTGCACATTCTTGGACGCGAGGGGCCGAAAGCTCGCCAGCCATCCCGTTATATACGATACATATATAACAGAGTCATTTTGGAGTCAGGCCCAGTGCGGGCCGCCGCGGTTTCAGCTGTCGCACGTTTTGGAGCCGCTCGTCCGGAGTTACTTCCTAATATTCGAGTTCTCTTAGCACGTTGCCAActggatgatgatgatgaagttCGTGATCGAGCTATTTATTACAGTGCAATACTAGACTCTGGAGATAGTCAACTTATCAACGATTATATTACAAATGTCGTAATACCCAACCCAGTTCTTTTAGAGAAAGCGCTTCAGAACCACCTATCTAGTGAGGATACAGCTTGCGCAGTATTCAACATCAATACTGTCCCAACTTTAACTGAGGAGTCTCAAGAAGTAAAAGAAGCACCGATTGAAATAGAGACCCGCGCACCAACTGTATCCCGCGAAGAGCTGTATTCCGACCAATTAAATGTCATCCCTGGCATTGAAAAGCTTGGACCTATTTTCAAAACCTGCGAGGCTGTTGATTTGACTGAACCAGAGACTGAGTATCGTGTTCAATGCGTCAAGCACATTTTTGCACGTCATTTGGTATTGCAATTTGAATGTTTAAATACTTTGAGCGACCAATTCCTTGAAAAGGTTCATATTCGTTTAGATACAGCCCCGGGCTATAAGATGTTGACGGAGGTTGCGTGCGAACAGTTGCCATATGATAAACAAGGCAGTGTCTTTTGCCTTTTGGAATTCCCAGAGAGTCCAATTGAAACTTTAGGAACTTTCGGGGCAACCTTGGAGTTTGTAGTTCGCGACTGCGACCCAACAACTGGGTTACCGGACGGTGGAGAAGGCTACGCTGATACTTATCCATTAGAGGAAGTAGAAATAGGTTGTGCCGATCAGTTCAGGACTCGCTCAGCGTCTGACGACTGGGAGGCTACTTGGGAAAGAGCCGCCTCTGCGGCCGAGGCGTGCGATACGTTTGGATTATCACAAACCGATGTCGGTGAGGCTGCTAAAGCCGTATGCGATCATTTGGGACTGCCGAAATCTGCCATTACTGGAGAAGCGGTCAAAGAAATCCGTGGTGGTGGTATATGGCGAAGTGGAGTCCCAGTACTCGTCAGGGCTAGGCTGGCTGTAGCCCAAGGCGCCGTCACTATGCAGTTGGTTGCACGTTCACCGCGAGAAGATATAGCCACGTTGTTGTTGGCTGCCGTCggttaa